A window from Chitinophaga filiformis encodes these proteins:
- a CDS encoding ATP-binding protein, which translates to MITNVKPKEATAIINSLTAGVVPKIGVQHITVGRSDETDAFIKALEDVKNGHSMVKFWIGDFGSGKSFMMHLMNTVALKQKFVVTTADFTPDNRLYSTGGQAVALYAALMDNIAIQTKPEGGALSVLLEKWIEQIITRTAQQTNIPLIEIRKEEHLPLIQDNILKAINDITEVGSFDFAAVIIKYYEGYIKDDQALRKNALKWLKGEYKTKTDARQDLNVREIINDVNYYDMLKNFCKFFVSMGYSGFLINLDEVINLYKISTSTMREKNYEKILTIYNDCFQGKVSNLFINFAGTKETLENERRGLFSYNALKTRLETNKFETSEIRDFAQPVIRILPLNHNEIFVLLKKLKEVFDFNYSVNIDVTDDDIHSFMEEMFNKPGAAEFLTPREVIRDFLNILSLLRQNPTLDKKRLFGEIEIADERPSMTVLDEITEL; encoded by the coding sequence ATGATTACAAATGTAAAACCCAAAGAGGCTACAGCAATTATTAACTCCTTAACCGCTGGTGTAGTTCCCAAAATCGGCGTTCAACATATCACCGTAGGACGCTCGGATGAGACAGATGCATTTATAAAAGCCCTGGAAGATGTAAAAAATGGTCATAGCATGGTTAAATTCTGGATCGGCGATTTTGGTTCAGGCAAATCGTTCATGATGCATTTAATGAACACTGTAGCGCTAAAACAGAAGTTTGTTGTAACTACTGCAGATTTTACGCCCGACAACCGTCTTTATTCCACCGGAGGACAGGCAGTTGCCCTATACGCCGCCTTAATGGACAATATTGCTATTCAGACCAAGCCTGAAGGCGGTGCATTGTCCGTATTATTGGAAAAATGGATTGAACAGATTATCACCAGAACAGCGCAGCAAACAAATATTCCATTGATTGAGATCCGCAAGGAAGAACATCTGCCGCTTATACAGGATAACATACTCAAAGCAATCAACGATATCACTGAAGTAGGAAGTTTCGACTTTGCAGCTGTTATCATAAAGTACTACGAAGGCTATATCAAAGACGATCAGGCATTAAGAAAAAATGCATTGAAATGGCTAAAGGGCGAATACAAAACGAAAACGGACGCAAGACAGGACCTAAACGTAAGAGAAATTATCAACGACGTCAATTACTACGACATGCTGAAGAACTTCTGTAAATTCTTTGTCAGCATGGGCTATAGTGGATTTCTCATTAACCTGGATGAGGTAATAAATCTATATAAAATCTCAACCTCTACCATGCGCGAAAAGAATTACGAAAAAATACTTACTATCTATAACGATTGCTTCCAGGGTAAGGTATCAAACCTGTTCATCAATTTCGCGGGTACAAAAGAAACGCTTGAAAATGAGCGCCGGGGATTGTTTAGCTATAATGCACTGAAAACGAGACTGGAAACAAACAAATTTGAAACCAGCGAAATACGCGACTTTGCACAACCCGTGATACGTATCCTGCCCCTCAACCATAATGAAATATTCGTACTGTTAAAAAAGCTCAAGGAAGTATTCGACTTTAATTACTCGGTCAATATCGATGTTACCGACGACGACATCCATTCTTTTATGGAAGAAATGTTTAATAAGCCTGGTGCTGCAGAATTCCTTACCCCCAGGGAAGTGATCAGAGACTTTCTGAACATTCTTAGCCTGCTGCGTCAGAACCCTACTCTTGACAAGAAAAGGCTGTTCGGAGAAATCGAAATAGCCGATGAACGCCCATCAATGACTGTACTGGATGAAATTACTGAATTATAA
- a CDS encoding winged helix-turn-helix transcriptional regulator, producing the protein MDYDRFKYCGLNVALNVLSGKWKPVILFHLFHEEEVRFTELWRNIPKVAKKVLLEQLKQMEEDGVVIRKEKNTFPPEVYYRISEKGKALGPALAALESWAREHAAEDVAAMRAAKRVTP; encoded by the coding sequence ATGGATTACGACCGTTTCAAATATTGCGGATTAAATGTGGCGCTGAACGTATTGTCAGGTAAATGGAAGCCGGTGATTTTGTTTCACCTTTTTCATGAGGAAGAGGTCCGCTTTACGGAGCTTTGGCGAAACATTCCCAAAGTGGCTAAAAAGGTGTTGCTGGAACAGCTGAAACAAATGGAGGAGGATGGTGTGGTTATCCGAAAGGAAAAGAATACATTTCCGCCGGAGGTATATTACAGGATCTCTGAGAAGGGAAAGGCCTTAGGGCCTGCGCTGGCGGCCTTGGAAAGCTGGGCGAGGGAGCATGCAGCTGAAGACGTGGCGGCGATGAGGGCTGCAAAAAGAGTTACGCCTTGA
- a CDS encoding MBL fold metallo-hydrolase, with translation MMQIQLIRHATLLMHLNGKNLLIDPFLSDVGTFPPIPLTTNQTPIPLVPLPTGITAAGVLAQTDAVLVTHMHQDHWDPHTQELLPKNTPVYCQPADETTVRKEQGFVNAVPVGDTATWNGIMIHRTSGRHGAPGIAERIGPVSGYVINDVYIAGDTIWCDDVKEAIDTYRPKHIIVNGGGGRMDLDQNGGHPIVMNIKDVITVCNYAPEAKVYVVHLENTNHSRETRADIKEAIAAAGLSARCFVPADGEIFLTV, from the coding sequence ATGATGCAAATACAATTAATACGTCACGCAACGCTTCTGATGCATCTCAACGGTAAAAACCTGCTGATAGACCCCTTCTTGTCAGATGTCGGCACCTTCCCTCCCATCCCCCTTACAACCAACCAAACTCCCATCCCCCTGGTCCCATTGCCAACAGGGATAACTGCAGCCGGAGTGCTTGCTCAGACAGATGCGGTGCTGGTCACCCACATGCACCAGGACCACTGGGATCCTCATACCCAGGAACTGCTTCCTAAAAATACCCCTGTCTATTGCCAGCCCGCTGACGAGACCACTGTACGTAAGGAACAAGGCTTTGTCAACGCAGTGCCCGTAGGCGATACGGCTACCTGGAATGGTATAATGATCCACCGCACCAGTGGGCGTCACGGCGCTCCCGGAATCGCAGAAAGAATAGGCCCGGTATCTGGTTACGTTATAAACGACGTTTATATTGCCGGCGACACCATCTGGTGCGATGACGTTAAGGAGGCTATTGATACTTATCGTCCCAAACACATCATCGTAAATGGAGGAGGTGGCCGTATGGACTTAGACCAAAACGGAGGCCATCCTATTGTTATGAATATTAAGGACGTCATCACTGTATGTAATTATGCGCCCGAAGCGAAAGTATACGTAGTACACCTGGAAAATACCAACCATAGTCGTGAAACCCGGGCTGATATAAAGGAAGCAATTGCAGCAGCTGGTTTATCTGCTCGATGCTTTGTACCGGCAGATGGAGAGATATTCCTTACAGTGTAA
- a CDS encoding DEAD/DEAH box helicase, which yields MPISLLSEPIRRYIRDKRWEELRPIQAAAIQKIMAADGNYILASRTASGKTEAAFLPILSRLNLKENGVQVLYISPLIALINDQFQRVEELCKYLDITITKWHGEASASAKKSLLSNPNGIMLITPESIEAMFANKPFNIKHLFSNLRYVVIDEIHSFLGTARGIHLKSLLSRIQVATGHSFNVIGLSATIGDYQEAKKFTGREDITKVLVDRTKKEIQVTFKYFEGTPVELPLALLKDLYLETKDNKVFIFPNSRGTAEEVAVKLKKISEKVGGHSNYFSHHSSVDKEVREYVEYFAKNSDRKSFCVACTSTLELGIDVGSVEEVVQIDSAHSIASLIQRVGRSGRKDGQASKLLLYATNRWSLLQAIACWELYQQEFIEPPEMPQKPYDILVHQILSILKGANGISFTQLLAQLTANFAFSNISPAEIEDIVQHLLALQFIEKIGAELIVGVEGEKLVNNKDFYSLFISEPYLKVVHGGNRIGEIPFSPQIAVDQNILLAAKIWKIKFVDINAKRIEVERAVDGKKPIFSGTHPFIHERIRMKMLEVLYSSQPISYLDMSSEEELREMRQEFSAFKILNISTDRPLIIKDREVQLFSFTGTKINHALEYIFCINNILITPDEKTSSFSIITPIEEFKTKWASLITGQEYIDEQLTSLVEEKPDLLDFSKWGRYLPVKYQVSLLKQQHYDFDNARRFVQTVKLIPGAD from the coding sequence ATGCCTATCAGTTTATTATCAGAACCCATCAGGAGATATATCCGCGATAAACGCTGGGAAGAACTGCGTCCTATACAGGCAGCCGCTATCCAAAAAATCATGGCTGCCGACGGCAACTACATTCTTGCGTCGAGAACTGCGTCCGGTAAAACCGAGGCGGCCTTCCTTCCTATATTATCCAGGCTAAATCTAAAGGAAAATGGCGTACAGGTGCTATACATATCTCCCTTGATTGCCCTGATCAATGATCAGTTTCAGCGGGTGGAAGAGTTATGTAAGTACCTCGACATTACCATCACCAAATGGCATGGAGAAGCGAGTGCATCGGCTAAAAAATCCTTACTTTCCAATCCCAACGGCATTATGCTGATTACGCCGGAGTCTATTGAGGCAATGTTCGCCAATAAACCCTTTAACATTAAACATCTGTTCTCCAATCTCCGGTATGTGGTGATCGATGAAATACATTCCTTTCTTGGCACAGCCAGGGGTATACATTTAAAGTCCTTGTTGTCAAGGATCCAGGTGGCCACCGGGCATTCCTTCAACGTGATTGGCCTCTCCGCCACTATTGGCGACTACCAGGAAGCCAAAAAGTTTACGGGCAGGGAAGATATTACTAAAGTTCTCGTAGACAGAACGAAGAAAGAAATACAGGTAACATTCAAATATTTCGAAGGAACACCGGTTGAGCTACCACTTGCGCTGCTGAAAGACCTGTATCTTGAAACAAAAGACAACAAAGTATTCATCTTCCCTAATAGCAGGGGCACTGCTGAAGAAGTAGCCGTAAAACTCAAGAAAATATCAGAAAAGGTAGGCGGTCATAGCAATTATTTCTCTCATCATTCCTCGGTCGACAAAGAAGTAAGAGAATATGTGGAATACTTCGCAAAAAACAGTGACAGAAAAAGTTTCTGCGTTGCCTGCACTTCTACGCTTGAACTCGGAATTGACGTAGGTAGTGTGGAGGAGGTAGTACAGATTGATTCAGCGCACAGTATAGCGTCTTTAATTCAGCGGGTTGGAAGAAGCGGACGAAAAGATGGCCAGGCAAGTAAGCTGCTGTTATATGCCACCAACCGTTGGAGTTTGCTACAAGCTATTGCCTGTTGGGAGCTTTATCAGCAGGAGTTCATAGAGCCTCCCGAAATGCCGCAAAAGCCTTATGATATCCTGGTACATCAGATTCTTTCCATTCTGAAAGGTGCCAATGGTATAAGCTTTACACAGCTCCTGGCTCAGCTTACAGCCAACTTCGCCTTCTCTAACATCTCTCCTGCCGAAATTGAAGATATTGTGCAACATCTGCTTGCACTTCAATTCATCGAAAAAATCGGTGCAGAATTAATTGTGGGCGTTGAAGGAGAAAAACTTGTTAACAACAAAGATTTTTATAGCCTTTTTATTTCCGAACCCTATCTCAAGGTTGTACATGGCGGTAACAGGATAGGAGAAATACCATTCTCACCGCAGATCGCCGTCGATCAAAACATTTTACTTGCAGCCAAAATCTGGAAGATAAAGTTTGTTGACATCAACGCAAAGAGAATCGAAGTAGAGCGAGCGGTGGATGGGAAAAAACCAATATTTTCCGGTACTCATCCATTTATACATGAAAGAATACGGATGAAAATGCTGGAAGTTCTTTACTCTTCTCAGCCCATCTCCTATTTGGACATGTCTTCAGAGGAAGAGCTTCGTGAGATGCGCCAGGAATTTTCAGCTTTTAAAATCCTTAATATATCAACTGACAGGCCCCTGATTATTAAGGATCGTGAAGTGCAGCTATTTTCGTTCACCGGAACAAAAATAAATCACGCGTTGGAATACATATTCTGCATAAACAACATCCTTATTACTCCGGATGAAAAAACCAGTTCATTTTCGATCATTACTCCAATTGAAGAATTTAAGACGAAATGGGCATCATTGATAACAGGCCAGGAATATATTGATGAACAGCTTACATCCCTGGTCGAAGAAAAACCAGATTTACTCGACTTTTCCAAATGGGGTAGATACCTGCCAGTTAAGTACCAGGTAAGTTTACTGAAACAGCAACACTATGATTTCGATAATGCCAGACGATTTGTTCAAACCGTCAAACTTATCCCGGGAGCTGACTGA
- a CDS encoding tellurite resistance TerB C-terminal domain-containing protein: MKAVLILIRWCAGIFFCMVALVGLLSGDFLAGLFILSLGLILLPPVTKFLSGKNTLEQKPPQIISSNIQPRLVPITNSHLPQQNTDESIIDVTGKSVSIPISPAEPKEKLVTYWSHTYIYSYDDIRYATKAQTDFYHYFKQQFLNGKYIDLQGNNNYAFILLFDLLRQEHDMPGLEKNLRILRQEYPKTRPYALPFFAQKLAKRGDTVNEDRIRQEIYDESNSSRLGTRYKKILQLDRASEELLNKLWYPGNNFYDIPFCQQQIITLFHKVIVNLQSVYAAAQQTIDLQFSAAADVIARKQYRYRQGSDNYKYCIQSSITEFYILILKHCENAIRERYEHKRKLSIDTYTISEVNNAVEDLILSKVKEIISKEIAHVVPPDEATEIELNAQNTTRWKSRLKQLENELQDKDGRQFLKEVELLGKLNKKNPSIEHIFFESSKIISRSDRGVALILYIQYISYDLISATFDNKPLPKTLQKALFDNEEQAATFDNIISTFIKNRNVEQALAEVKQLYLPKRKKITLDRTSITETSRKHKDTVERLTWLLQDDEIVVQDIQQDDYKAFDNIITTAPDTLNLNQDQKGLMKLFEKHSYCLPKSELSNYARSAGIFPDQLIESINETCYDIIDDLLIEEEDAVYIINENKYKTIFLT; the protein is encoded by the coding sequence ATGAAAGCAGTACTTATCCTTATACGCTGGTGTGCCGGCATTTTTTTTTGTATGGTAGCTTTGGTGGGACTGCTATCGGGCGACTTCCTTGCGGGACTATTCATTCTCTCCCTAGGCCTGATCCTATTGCCTCCGGTAACTAAATTTTTATCCGGGAAAAATACTTTGGAACAAAAGCCACCTCAAATCATTTCATCCAATATTCAACCGCGTCTTGTTCCCATCACCAACTCACACTTGCCGCAACAAAATACTGATGAAAGCATCATTGATGTAACAGGAAAGTCAGTCAGCATTCCTATCTCGCCCGCCGAACCCAAGGAAAAGCTGGTCACCTACTGGAGCCATACATACATCTACAGTTATGATGATATCAGGTATGCTACAAAAGCCCAGACCGATTTCTACCACTATTTCAAACAGCAGTTCCTGAACGGAAAATATATTGACTTACAGGGGAATAATAATTATGCCTTTATCCTCTTATTTGATCTGTTAAGGCAGGAGCATGATATGCCCGGATTGGAAAAAAATCTCCGGATCCTGCGACAAGAATACCCTAAAACGCGTCCCTATGCGCTTCCCTTCTTTGCACAGAAACTGGCTAAACGTGGTGATACTGTTAATGAAGACAGGATCAGGCAGGAGATTTACGATGAGAGCAACTCATCCAGGCTCGGTACCAGGTATAAAAAAATACTACAGCTGGACAGGGCATCTGAGGAATTATTGAACAAACTATGGTACCCGGGTAATAACTTCTATGACATTCCATTCTGCCAGCAGCAAATAATCACACTCTTTCATAAGGTCATTGTCAACCTGCAGTCAGTTTATGCGGCAGCTCAGCAAACCATAGATCTGCAATTCTCGGCAGCCGCCGATGTAATAGCCAGAAAGCAATACAGATACCGGCAAGGCAGCGACAATTACAAATATTGTATCCAATCAAGCATAACCGAGTTTTATATATTGATTTTGAAACATTGTGAAAATGCCATACGCGAACGTTATGAACATAAGAGAAAACTTTCAATCGATACTTATACAATAAGCGAAGTAAACAATGCAGTCGAAGACCTTATCTTATCAAAGGTAAAAGAGATCATTTCTAAAGAAATAGCGCATGTTGTGCCACCGGACGAAGCGACCGAAATTGAATTGAATGCACAGAATACTACCCGCTGGAAATCAAGGCTGAAACAGCTGGAAAATGAATTACAGGATAAAGACGGCAGGCAGTTCCTGAAAGAAGTAGAACTCCTCGGAAAACTGAACAAAAAGAACCCCTCTATTGAGCATATCTTCTTTGAATCCTCAAAGATCATCTCCAGGTCAGACCGCGGAGTTGCGCTGATACTATACATCCAATATATCTCATACGATCTGATCTCTGCTACATTTGACAACAAGCCATTACCCAAAACATTACAGAAAGCCCTTTTTGATAATGAAGAGCAAGCTGCCACCTTTGATAATATTATCAGTACATTCATAAAAAACCGAAATGTAGAACAGGCCCTTGCAGAAGTAAAACAGCTGTATTTACCCAAAAGGAAAAAAATCACACTGGACCGGACCAGTATTACCGAGACATCCCGCAAACATAAAGATACCGTCGAACGCCTTACCTGGTTGCTGCAAGACGATGAGATCGTAGTCCAGGATATTCAACAAGACGATTATAAAGCCTTCGATAATATCATTACCACTGCTCCTGATACTTTGAATTTGAATCAGGACCAGAAAGGCCTGATGAAACTCTTTGAGAAACACAGTTACTGCCTTCCGAAATCAGAACTAAGCAATTACGCCAGGTCTGCAGGCATATTCCCCGATCAGTTAATTGAAAGCATCAATGAAACCTGCTACGACATCATTGACGACCTGCTGATCGAGGAAGAAGACGCCGTGTATATTATTAATGAAAACAAATACAAAACCATCTTTTTAACATGA
- a CDS encoding cation:proton antiporter — MGHLPKLIEDLALILMAGAFITLLFKKIKQPLVLGYIIAGFLVGPYFHLTPTVADRENIKTFAEIGVIVLLFSLGLEFSFKKLMRVGGSASITAFVEITFITITGYFLGKILGWTTMDSLFLGGMLASSSTTIILRAFDELGVKTKQFARIVFGVLIVEDIVVILLMVLLSTLAVTRKFEGSQMLFTVLKLLFFLAIWFIAGIFLLPTLLRKAKKLMDEETLLVLSLGLCLGMVVLATQVGFSAELGAFVMGSIIAETTSAEKVEHVIKPVKDLFGSVFFVSVGMMIDPNAMVQYAWPIIWITLLTIFGKLFSTTLGALLSGQPLKQSVEVGMSMAQIGEFAFIVATLGLSLGVISDFLFPVAVGASAVTTFTTPYFIKYTEPIYKFTTKYLPQKWINRLNNYSVGAQKIQAESDWKLVLRSYMRIMLTNGVVLLATVLLSINFLVPLVNQNVANGSLRTLIVLGVSLGVAAPFLWAFMAKRPNNQTYKELWLDRKYNRGPLLIIEITRTVLGLVFLIFLAQRLAPSFVAIPMAVSTALLALFIFSRRIQKVYNRIESGFLTNLNARATAEENSNPAGALEKNAQIESNLEPWDAHILEMNVNPNAGFIGKTLQELSWREIFGINIVYIKRGDRLIQAPGRDTRLMPFDQLGIIATDNQVQNFKPVFDSIESNTGNQLTVEDITLQKIMVDEHTKLKGKDLRNSGLRERTNGIIVGIERNNERTLNPDSGFKLEWGDIVWIVGERKKMQQLEKNNQ; from the coding sequence ATGGGGCATTTACCAAAACTGATCGAAGATTTGGCATTGATTTTAATGGCCGGTGCATTTATAACCCTGTTGTTTAAAAAAATTAAACAACCCCTGGTTTTAGGCTATATTATTGCGGGTTTTTTAGTAGGCCCGTATTTTCATCTTACGCCTACAGTAGCAGATCGCGAGAATATCAAAACCTTTGCAGAGATCGGCGTTATCGTTCTTCTTTTTAGTCTCGGACTTGAATTCAGTTTTAAAAAGTTAATGCGTGTCGGTGGCTCTGCGTCGATAACGGCCTTCGTTGAAATAACATTTATAACTATCACCGGCTATTTCCTGGGTAAAATATTGGGCTGGACAACAATGGACAGCCTGTTCCTGGGAGGCATGCTCGCAAGTTCTTCCACTACTATTATTTTAAGGGCATTTGATGAGTTGGGTGTAAAAACCAAACAATTTGCACGGATCGTATTTGGTGTTTTGATCGTCGAAGACATAGTGGTGATCCTGCTAATGGTGTTACTTTCAACACTGGCCGTAACCAGGAAGTTTGAAGGTAGCCAAATGTTATTCACTGTCCTGAAGCTATTGTTTTTCCTGGCTATATGGTTTATTGCGGGCATTTTTTTGTTGCCTACGCTTCTGCGAAAAGCAAAGAAACTGATGGATGAAGAAACATTACTTGTTCTGTCATTAGGACTTTGCCTCGGAATGGTAGTGTTGGCAACCCAGGTTGGTTTTTCGGCAGAACTGGGTGCTTTTGTTATGGGTTCGATCATAGCAGAAACGACATCTGCAGAAAAGGTGGAGCATGTCATCAAACCAGTTAAAGATCTGTTTGGTTCAGTATTTTTCGTGTCCGTTGGAATGATGATCGATCCGAATGCCATGGTGCAATACGCCTGGCCTATCATTTGGATTACGCTGCTCACTATCTTTGGAAAGCTATTTAGCACAACGCTCGGTGCGCTGCTATCCGGTCAACCCCTTAAACAGTCTGTAGAAGTGGGCATGAGTATGGCACAAATCGGTGAATTTGCTTTTATTGTCGCTACGCTGGGCCTTTCTTTGGGAGTCATATCCGATTTTCTTTTCCCCGTTGCCGTAGGTGCTTCAGCGGTAACCACCTTTACCACCCCTTATTTTATCAAGTATACCGAACCCATTTATAAATTTACAACTAAATATCTTCCGCAAAAATGGATCAACCGTCTGAACAATTACTCCGTAGGCGCTCAAAAAATTCAGGCTGAAAGCGATTGGAAGTTGGTATTGCGATCATATATGAGAATTATGTTGACAAATGGCGTTGTTTTATTGGCCACGGTGCTTCTTTCCATAAATTTCCTGGTTCCGCTGGTCAATCAAAATGTGGCGAACGGGTCATTAAGGACATTGATCGTGCTTGGCGTTTCCCTTGGCGTTGCAGCTCCCTTCTTGTGGGCTTTTATGGCAAAGCGACCTAATAACCAGACCTATAAAGAGCTTTGGCTTGATAGGAAGTATAACCGCGGCCCCTTGTTGATCATAGAGATAACCAGGACGGTGCTGGGACTTGTCTTTCTTATTTTTTTGGCGCAAAGATTGGCCCCGAGCTTTGTGGCCATTCCCATGGCAGTTTCTACAGCATTGCTGGCATTATTTATTTTTTCAAGAAGAATTCAAAAGGTTTATAACAGGATCGAATCGGGGTTTCTGACAAATCTGAATGCAAGGGCAACGGCAGAGGAAAATTCGAATCCGGCTGGCGCCCTGGAAAAGAATGCGCAGATTGAATCCAATCTCGAACCCTGGGATGCACATATACTGGAAATGAATGTTAATCCCAATGCCGGATTTATCGGGAAAACATTACAGGAACTGTCATGGCGGGAAATATTTGGGATCAATATCGTTTATATCAAACGTGGGGATAGATTGATCCAGGCTCCGGGGCGAGATACCCGGCTAATGCCTTTTGACCAGTTAGGTATTATTGCTACCGATAACCAGGTACAAAACTTTAAACCTGTATTTGATTCGATTGAATCAAATACAGGTAACCAATTGACCGTCGAAGACATTACCCTGCAAAAAATAATGGTTGACGAACATACCAAACTAAAAGGCAAGGACCTGCGAAACTCCGGCTTGCGTGAAAGAACGAATGGAATAATTGTAGGCATTGAGCGAAATAATGAAAGAACCCTGAATCCGGATTCCGGGTTCAAATTAGAATGGGGAGATATAGTTTGGATTGTAGGAGAACGAAAGAAGATGCAGCAATTGGAAAAGAATAACCAATAG